A window of Salmo trutta chromosome 31, fSalTru1.1, whole genome shotgun sequence contains these coding sequences:
- the LOC115169914 gene encoding atypical chemokine receptor 4-like, translating into MDLVEDYDYYDNLTLNYSYEDYHTVCEKADVRSFAGLFLPVVYSVCVAVGLAGNSLVLSVYAYHKRLRRTMMDAFLVHLAVADLLLLLTLPFWAVDAARGWELGLPLCKLVSACYTINFTCCMLLLACVSMDRYLASIRAEGRNQGRLGRVFTRAHCGKVCLGVWAVALLLGLPDLLFSTVSETSRRRVCLAVYPSSLAQEVKACLEMVEVLLGFLVPLLVMAWCYFNVGRVLGRLPVESRGRRLSAIRVLLVVVGVFVVTQLPYNAVKMYRAMDSAYTLVTHCGVSKALDRAAQVTESLALTHCCLNPLLYTFLGSSFRKHVLKAAKAFGERTRRREEQAVEMSLNNSQATSQETSAFSI; encoded by the coding sequence ATGGATCTGGTCGAGGACTACGATTACTATGACAACCTAACCCTGAACTACAGCTATGAGGACTACCACACTGTGTGTGAGAAGGCTGACGTGCGCTCCTTCGCTGGACTCTTCCTCCCTGTGGTGTACTCAGTCTGTGTGGCGGTTGGGCTAGCCGGGAACTCCCTGGTACTATCCGTCTACGCCTACCATAAACGTCTGAGGAGAACCATGATGGACGCCTTCCTAGTCCACCTGGCCGTAGccgacctcctcctcctcctaaccctGCCCTTCTGGGCTGTGGATGCGGCACGGGGCTGGGAGCTGGGCCTGCCTCTCTGTAAGCTGGTCTCTGCCTGCTACACCATCAACTTCACCTGCTGCATGCTGCTGCTTGCCTGTGTTAGCATGGACCGCTACCTAGCATCTATTAGAGCTGAGGGAAGGAACCAGGGAAGGCTAGGCAGGGTCTTCACCCGGGCTCACTGTGGGAAGGTCTGCCTGGGGGTGTGGGCTGTTGCTTTGCTCCTGGGTCTTCCAGACCTGCTGTTCTCCACGGTGAGCGAGACCTCCAGGAGAAGGGTCTGTTTGGCTGTCTACCCGTCCAGTCTGGCCCAGGAGGTCAAGGCCTGCCTAGAGATGGTGGAGGTGCTGTTGGGGTTCCTGGTGCCACTCCTGGTGATGGCGTGGTGTTACTTCAACGTTGGGCGTGTGTTGGGGCGACTCCCAGTGGAGAGTAGGGGGAGGAGGCTGAGCGCTATCCGGGTGTTACTGGTCGTGGTGGGGGTGTTCGTGGTCACCCAGCTGCCCTACAACGCTGTGAAGATGTACCGGGCGATGGACTCTGCCTACACGCTGGTGACCCACTGCGGTGTGAGTAAGGCCCTGGACCGGGCAGCGCAGGTCACTGAGAGCCTGGCTCTGACCCACTGCTGTCTCAACCCACTACTTTACACCTTCCTAGGGTCCTCCTTTAGGAAACATGTACTGAAAGCAGCCAAGGCATTTGGAGAAAGGACGAGGAGAAGGGAGGAGCAAGCTGTGGAGATGTCCTTAAACAACTCTCAAGCCACCTCACAGGAGACTAGTGCCTTCtccatatga